The DNA window CTGTCATCGTCAAAAGCATCTCCAGCCAGTCCAGTCTGCAGTGCTGGACCCTGTGTGGTGGGGCCCAAGATGCTTACAGCCTGGGCCTGGGCATACTGGGGTGCAGAGCTGGCCCCCacctcagcctgccctgccaTGCTGAATGccttcagcactgcctgcagtggCTCCCGCTCCTTGAAGCGGGGCCGACGCTTCACTGTGTCTGACTCAGTGAGGTTGAACTCCAGCATGGGCAGCTCCCTGGTGACAGCGGACacagccagctccttcccatcaGAGCACGTGGACTCTGCAGGTtgggagctgggctctgtgtcctgcactgcagcatcaGCCTTGGGGTGCCCAGCAGGCTTTGGTCGCTGCTTGATGGTTAAGTTGCCTTCTTCTGCAAAGGGGATGCACTCACTGGAACTGTTCTGGGAGGATGAAGAGACCTCTGGCTTGGCCTCTTCTTCTGTGTCTGAGCAGGCAtcctcctgcctgccctgcacagcctcTGTCATGGGAGTACTGGGCTCACTGAGTGTCCGCCTCCGCGGCTTGCTGCTATCAAAGGGGTCCTGGCCAGAGTCAGagagtgcagtgctgctgggatcACAACTGTTGTGGGACCGATCATCCACAGCAGCCTTGGAGAGAGAGTCCTGAGCCACATGCAGTGGTTTTGGGGCCAGCAGAGGTTTGGGTGGATTCAGCCCTGGTGTTTCCTCCAGTGTGGCCACCAGGCTCCTcactgtcctgctgcagccactgtCACCGGGGCTGGCACCCATGTCAGCTGCGTCCTGGGGAACAGAAGACTGTCGCTCAGGGTCAGGGAGTTGCTCACTGTCCACTTCAGTGGTGAGAGTGCTGGAGACAGAACTGAGACGCTTGGGAGGTGGCGGTGGGGGGCCCTTGCGCTTGGCCCGGATGGCAAAGGATTGGCTGCGGGTCACCTTGGCCTCTGTCTGCAGGCAGGCCCGTGGCATCTGGCTGCGGCCTGGCCGCCGCGTCAGGGTGGCATAGGAGCCCAGCGTGCTGGTGGgcatcccctcctcctcctcgtgcTCTCCATCCGACAGCGCATAGCGGTTCAGGCTGTGTGACCGCTTCTTGTTCTTGGAGCTTTCACCCCCCTTGTGCTGTTCCCCTGTCTGCCAGGCATTTGGGGCCGTGGCAGCCtcaagcagctcagcagggctgcactgacTGTGCAGATACGAGAAAGCTTTTGGGGCTGATGTTTGCAGGCTGTTCTTTTGcccagaggagaaggaggggtAGGAGTGTGCCAAGGTCTTGGGTTGCTCTGCTCCCTGGCTGGAAGGGGCTCTTGGGGATTTCAAGGAGACATGTGGGTACATGAATACATATGGAGCTGTTGCCATGCTGGGAGTTTGGGGAGGGGTACTAGGGGTGACCATCAGTGTCCCCACAGGGCCAGCACCTTTCTGAGCTGTCAGCTGGGCATACTGATCCGTGCCTTCAGGCAGGTTCCTCTCCTTGAGAGGGCTGCCCCCACTGCCATTGGTGAAGCTGTTCAGCCCCTCGGGGGAGGTGAGTTTCCCATAGGGCTCCGGGCTGGGCTGTCTTGGCAGGCTGGCCAGGCTTTCCTTGCTGTGGGGTGGCATGCAGGActgcccgctgctgctgctgctgctctccccactGCCCAGGCTCTCCTGCGAGGGACTGGAGAGGTGCCAGGACAGTACATTGTCCTGTGAGTGCCCCGAGCCCCGGGACCGCACCCCAATGCTCTCCTGGCTCTGTGACATTCCCTGGCTGTTTTTGATGCTGAGTGTCTCGTGGCAGCTGTTGGACATGGCTGTCTGGAGCTCATAGCTGAGCTCGCTGTCCTGGAACGTTGTCATTTTGGGTGTGTTTGGGGACTGGCACTCCCCATTCTCCAGTGACTCAATAGTAACAATGTGCAGGGCACCGGGGACTTTGTGTCTTGTCAGTGTAGCTTCTGCTTGGCTGAGGCTTTTGCGGAGGTCTCTGAGCTTCTTTACAGCCAGCATGATCTTCTTCTGGTGGCCTGGGGGAGAGTTTCAACAGGAAAGGGACATTAGCTTGGCTCCTTCTCTCCAAGGCCTTTGTTTTTTGGCTGAGATCAGCCAAGGTCACACCACCAACCAGGGCAAAGGCCTTCAAGTTATTCAGACCCTACCCATGGGAGGAGATAAACCAACACCAACCTCCAACCAGCACAGCCTGACTCCAGTCTGCCCAAGGTAGTCCTTGGGGAGGGCCAGGAACTGCCCTTTGCAGGTGTGTAGGACGTGCCTGCACTGCCCACCCCATGCAAGGTCAGGACATGGGGACCTGGCCAGGAGACTCAGCTGCCCTGGGCTACCCCTACACTGCAGCAAGGACTCACCCAGCTTGTTGATGCCAATCTCTTGCAAATCCTCCCATGTCAGGTCTGTGACAATGGTAATGGAGTCGTAGCCGTTGTTTACCAACTTTTTGTGGTACTGCGGCAACCCAATGGCACTGAGCCAATCCATCAGGTCAGCCTGTGAAGAGCATGGAGATGCTGCTATGAGCATCAAGGGATGAGCAGTGACTTCACCCAtcttctccctgcttctgcctggGAGGCTGCTTTCTTGGGATCTCTCTCTGGCTGCATTAATGCAGGCAgtttcagcattcattttcttataGCTCCCCCATCCTGTCCTGGGAAAAGGCAGCTCTGAGAAAAGAGGACCAAAGCCCTGGTGCCAGAGACTCACCGGGATATAGTTGGGCAGCCACTCAGCGATACTAAGCTGCCCAATCTCAGTGGAGATCTTCTTCCTGTGGCCTGGTTTGGTCACACCTATGGCCGTTAGGTCCTAACACAAGCAGAGTGGGGCTACAGTTAGCAGCAGCATGAAAAGCATGAAGCAGTGAGCACCTacagccagcagggcaaggggtGCTAGCCTGCAGGGAAGGACTTGCCTTACCTCTGGTGTCATGCGACTGATGGTGGGGACATCGTAGCCAGCACTGAGGAAGTTGACAGTGTATGACTCCAGCTGGAACTCACTCAACCAGTTGTAAATGGCTTCTGCATCCTGGGGAGAGGACAAGGCAAAGAGAAGCCTGTGACGATAGCTGCAGGGGTTGGTTGGGGCACAACAACAGGACCTCCTTGAGCAAGACCCACTTGTCCCCAGCATGCCCAAAACTCAGTCCCATCTCGCCAGTGCAGcaagagttgggcagagagcaCCAGACATGGCCCTCCCACCCTGCATGCCAGATGCTGACTGGCCCAATTACCTTCCCCTCAAGGAGCTGCTCAGGTCGCAGAAACTGGTGGGAAAAGACCTTGTCTCCAGGGGTGCAGCTGCTAGGGGTCTGGTAGCCTGGGGGCCCTGGCATAGAGGacaggggaggggagagagtCACACAGGAACTTGGGCAGCATGCAGCCCCAGGGACAGGACACAGCTGTCCCCGAGGCCCCATGGTGTTGAGACATCCCTCACCTGTCGTGGAATTAATCTGTTCATTGAGTGGCTCTGATCCCAAAAGGTGTTGCTGGAGGTCATCACCAGTGGAGGGCAGCGGCTGAGGGAGAGGAAGAGTGAGTAAAGACATCCCTCCAGGATGGCCTTATCCCTGGGAGCTCTTGCCCCACAGGTGTTTCCCCACAGCAGCAAATACATTTTGGAAAAGGATGCTCAACTTCATCAGTCCCTGCTTTTCCAGGCGGTGCACTGGGTTACAAGGGAAGTTCTGGGCTCCATCATCATGCTGACTCAGCCCAGGTTAACTGTGGGGAgcagcatggggacagcaggggctGGCACCTACCCGGGTGTTCTCGATGACGATGTTGGTGTTTTGCCCGTTGGTGCCCTCGGTGCTCTGTCCACTGCCGGCACTGCGGATGCTGCCAATGCTGCCCTCACTGCCCACGCTGTTCCTGTCTCCTGCTGCTCAGGATAGGAGGGGAGGTTGTCAGCAGTGCCCTGGGACTGGGGCACAAAGGTTCCCATGTGCAACAGCACAATGACAGCAGCAAAATCCAGCCTCCCCCAAGGTCCCTCCAGCCACACATCGTGCATCAGTCCCTCCTGgaacacacagcacagacagggTGACCTGGGCTGGCATGGGACACACAAAAGGGACATGGGAACTCAGACTGACTGAAGACACTGGGAGGGAAGGGACTGCTCTATGGTCTCCCCTAAAGTCCCTTTCTCTACAGTTGCTCCCTCTCATCTAGCTGCTTCCCTGTGATGATGTAGAAGAAAAGACTATCCCCAAGTTCACcgtgcaggcagggctgggggcagaggaAGGTCCCGAGTCATTCTCCCTCCCCAGCTGCATCCCTGACCTGAGCTGTCTGGGCCTGGGGCCGTCCAGGTTAGGGTGAGATGGCCATAGGATGGTGGGATGCCTGGGGCTGCCTGCTGTGGACACTCGtcagggaggtgctgcagccgTGGAGGGCTGCAGTCGGGCAGTGCCATGAGGGCCCCAGGAGTGCCCTGGTGCTGATGCGTGGGCGCCATGCGGGGGAGGATCATGCCTGCATTCAAAGACAAAACATGCATGGTCAGAGTTTGTGTAGGAGACAGCAAGGGGGCACATCTGAGTCTCAAACCTCAAATTTCTACCCCACCAGTCACACATTCTCCTGTGTCCACCAgaatcctttcttttcctgccacCTACCTagccagggctgcagggaccTGTCTATGGGAGGTTCTGGGAAGGGTGAGATGGTTTCACACAGGAGACAACACACCCAGGATGGTCACTGACCTATTCGCTTGCTGATGACTTCGGCAATGGATGGGGGGAAGTACCCAACGCGATCGGTGCCTTTCTGAATGTCATGAATGTGTCCCTTCCATCGCCCATCTGGATGCTGCTCCAGGACCTGATGTAGGGAGAGGAGGACAGGGCTGGTACTGTGGGCAGTGGTGGAGATAGGGGACAGGGAGTAGAGAGCAGCCTCACCGTAATGATGTCTCCTGCCCGGACATTGAGAGCAGTTGGGTCATGGAGGTTCCAAAAATCCTTCAAAGCTCGGACCTTCAGGATTCCTGATGCCTCTGAACACAAGGGACCGAGGAGCAAAGGAAggtgtcagagcacagcagggcaagggaatGGTTTGGGAAAGGCAGGGGGAGACAAAAAGGAGTGaagagaggggagaagagaacaTTAATACTGCAGGTAGGGCTTGACTGGGGGGGGGATCACCCACAAGGAGAATGGGAGCACGTGATGGGACTGAGCTGCTGACACTTGCACACAGGCTGGTTTAAGGCTACTGGGAGGGTGAGAGCATCAGGTAAGTTCCATTAGGAAGAAGCTCCTCTCAGTGCCAGGCAGGGCATGGCTGCAGGCAGGTCCTATCTCACCTCTCAGCAGCTGCTTGATGTCTTTGCTGGCGTGTGAGGTGGTAAACTGGTTGACAATGTCCAGTGCTGTCTGGTTGTAGGTGTTCCTGATGTTCACGTCAACACCACCCTGCCCAAGGAGAGACACAATTAGTGCCAgagtctgcagcagcagccacctggcaggggatggggggaaggaggggatgaGAGGGAGGAGGTGGCCAAGCCTCATGGGTTTGTCCCCTAGTTCAGTCCTGTCCCCATGGtgctcacctccagcagcaACCGCACCACCTCTGTTTTGCCATAGAGCGCGGCCTCATGCAAGGCTGTGCCTGTCTTTGTCTGCTTATTGATCTCAATTCCAgccttcagcagctgcctggTAGCGAGGAAGGAAAGGCATGAAGAGGACACAGGCACAGGGGCCAGGGGGAAAaaccctctgcactgctgaggcTTTGGGAATGAGGCACCAAAGCCTGTAACAGGGATGTGAGTTTAGGAGGATGCAAGACTGAAGTCATGATGGTTTTTGGCATTGAGCACTGACAGGGCTGTGTGGGGGTTACCTGATGATCTCCTTGTGCCCATTCTTGGCTGCCAGGTGCAGTGGGGTGGTGTAGTTGGGGTCGGTCACGTCTTTGGACTGTCCCTCCAGGAGGGCAACGCACAGATGGCTGTTTAGCAGCAGCTGGGCCACCTGCATAGGCACAGGGTGAGCAGTGGGGTGCACGTGACCCGGACACAAGGCACTTGCTGTCTTCAGGGCTGGCTCTGTGCTCCTTATCCCATCACTTCCATCAGTCCCATAGCCTTAGGGCTTGGCTGTGCCTGGACAGAGCTTGGCTGCTACCATTCTATCGTGAGGGGCTGCAGAAGGTCACCACAGCCAGAAATAGTTTTCCCATAATCAGGCTTTTCAGACCAAGCCCTAAAAAACTCATCTCCCCAAGCCTGGAGTGACTCTCAGCATCTCAAGGCAATCCAGAGGCACGGAGGAGTTATTTTTACTGCCCTGTTTATAGCTGCAGATATTATAGATACTCCAAAAATGGAAATATCCCCATGTACCCCTCCCTGGTGGGGCACAGGACAGTCTGGCTGGCCGCACGCCAGCCCAACCCCACCATGCTGGCTCAGCTGGGGTCTCCTGAGTCATAGGGGGTCTCTGTCCACACAAGCTGAGCTGGGACTTCAAGCAGCTGAATGGAGCTGGGCCCTCCAGGCTAGTGTGGATCAGCAGGCTCAGCTTGTCCTTAAACGGGAGCAAAGCCAGGATGGGTGGGGGGAAGTTGTGGGCTCTCAGAAACAAGGACACTCAGGTTCtctgtcagcctgctgctgccttcctgtgAGGCTGGGAGCAAAAATCGCAGCTTGAGGCTTCAGGACCTGGTGTTGCCTAGCCACAAGAAGAGGTGGGTGCTGCTTGCCAGGCTGTGGAGTTCATGGCAGAGTGCTCACCTTCAACCGCCCAAACTCGCAGGCCAAGTCCAAGGGGGTTTTCTTCGCCTTGTTGATGAGGCAGGGGTTGGACTGGTGCTGCAGAAGCATCTCCGACTGCAGGGGAGCAATGTCAGGGCTCAGCACCACCCTGCTCCTGCATCGCCCCCACCCACAAGGACAGATCCAGCTGAGGTATGTGGCCATCGCTGGCCCCAACTCCTACTTACCACCTCGTAGTGGCCATACTGCGCTGAAAGGTGCAGTGGGATCTGCCCGTCCAGTGAGGCCATGTtgacagaggcagcagcacgcagcagcACTCGCACCGGCTCCACGCGCCCCTGCCAGGCTGCATAGTGCAGGGGGCGCATCCCTGGGGGCAAATGGGGCTCAGCAGGGCAAAGGGCAGTTCAGTGTCTGGTATGGCTCAGAGGACTGGTCTGACTGCCGTGGGGCCAAAACACGAGGTCACCCCTTACCGTTGCTGTCCTTGATGTCCACAGTGGCctgtgcctccagcagcagtgagatgagGTCCAGGCTGCCACCCAAGGCCGCATGGTGCAGTGCTGAGAACCTACAGTGCAAGGCAGGGCTCAGTTCCTCCCCTGTTGTTCTGATAGCCCCACTTTGCATAGGGACAAGGGCTGAGGGGTGGGACCGTCACTAGGTGGCTCAGGGCTATGTCCCTCCTGACTGCTCTAAACACAGCTCAGCGTCAGACAATGCTTTAGTTTCCCCATAGCAAAGTGGAGGTAAatgcccctgtgctgctcctgttCTGTCCTTCTTCCCATGCCAGCGGTGATGCTATGAGCCCATAGCACAGTAGGGAAGGCTGCCAGCAACTAACGTGCTCTGTGTCTCAGGGCCGTCAAAGGGGTCTGTTTGCCCAGCACTCTCCCGCTGCGCTGTCACCTGTAAAGCCACTGCCAAAAAAAGGGGTCCTTACATCACTGAGGGAGCTTTGAATGGCGCAGCAGCATCTCAACCTAACATCCCTGGGTCTCTGGGCAACACAGGTGGGATGTGCTGACCACAGCACAGGGCTacttcctcctccagcacagccacagtAAAACCTCCACCCCAAAGCAAGGGTATGGATGAGAGGAAATCCCCCTGGCCATCCCTGCAGGGGCTTTTTATAAATCAAGTACCACATGTAGTCCTTCAACAGGGAACAGACACTTTATGCACCAGTAGCCCTCCTGGAGCTGCCTGAACATGAGCCCTGTGCCTTATCAGAATTAGATCTACTtctattagatttttttttctgttaagctCCATCTGTATACTATTATTTCAAGATGGCCACCCTGCACATTTCCCAACCCCCTATTGGCCTGCTAGCACTGACACCTCCTCCTACAGAgtcctcaaaaagaaaacacatagaAATTAGGTACAACAACAATACTTAAACCAATGCTAATAATTTACAGGTCAGAGTTAATTCAATAAgaataatgtgcttatttattttatgggCCTCTGTGGTTACCTTAACTTTCAGAACCCAGCTTATTAAGTGCTTGGATTTTGGAAGTGATGAGCTGCACAAATATTCTGCGGTCACTTAGCAaccacatcttttctttccttaactCCCCTATATACAGGGATTTTGCTCTTGGGATATTAAACATGCACACAAGCACGTGCATGTGCTGTGGCTGGCTGGATGGTGCTCCTCAGTCTGCTACCCAACACTCAGGACACCACCTGAACACATTTCAGCCCCAGTCCTACAGAAGGAGATGCAGAAGAGCTCAGATCCATGCAGGCTTTTGACTGCCTCTGTAGGGCTTGCACTGGCTCCATAAAGTAGCACTGTCTTGAGATACTGTTATGTTTTCAAGGCTCAGCAGTTGACTTTGAAAATTTCACAATATCCACACAGAAGCAAGAGGCCATTGAGGAGAGCTGCCCCAAGCAAacccttcccctcctctctgGAAGTGCTGAGGCAACCAGCAGCTTCATGGGGCAGGGAGCACTCACCCATCTGCATCCTGGTAGT is part of the Gallus gallus isolate bGalGal1 chromosome 18, bGalGal1.mat.broiler.GRCg7b, whole genome shotgun sequence genome and encodes:
- the CASKIN2 gene encoding caskin-2 isoform X2, whose protein sequence is MGREQDLIQAVKNGDIPGVQKLVAKIKASKSKLLGSAKRLNVNYQDADGFSALHHAALGGSLDLISLLLEAQATVDIKDSNGMRPLHYAAWQGRVEPVRVLLRAAASVNMASLDGQIPLHLSAQYGHYEVSEMLLQHQSNPCLINKAKKTPLDLACEFGRLKVAQLLLNSHLCVALLEGQSKDVTDPNYTTPLHLAAKNGHKEIIRQLLKAGIEINKQTKTGTALHEAALYGKTEVVRLLLEGGVDVNIRNTYNQTALDIVNQFTTSHASKDIKQLLREASGILKVRALKDFWNLHDPTALNVRAGDIITVLEQHPDGRWKGHIHDIQKGTDRVGYFPPSIAEVISKRIGMILPRMAPTHQHQGTPGALMALPDCSPPRLQHLPDECPQQAAPGIPPSYGHLTLTWTAPGPDSSAGDRNSVGSEGSIGSIRSAGSGQSTEGTNGQNTNIVIENTRPLPSTGDDLQQHLLGSEPLNEQINSTTGPPGYQTPSSCTPGDKVFSHQFLRPEQLLEGKDAEAIYNWLSEFQLESYTVNFLSAGYDVPTISRMTPEDLTAIGVTKPGHRKKISTEIGQLSIAEWLPNYIPADLMDWLSAIGLPQYHKKLVNNGYDSITIVTDLTWEDLQEIGINKLGHQKKIMLAVKKLRDLRKSLSQAEATLTRHKVPGALHIVTIESLENGECQSPNTPKMTTFQDSELSYELQTAMSNSCHETLSIKNSQGMSQSQESIGVRSRGSGHSQDNVLSWHLSSPSQESLGSGESSSSSSGQSCMPPHSKESLASLPRQPSPEPYGKLTSPEGLNSFTNGSGGSPLKERNLPEGTDQYAQLTAQKGAGPVGTLMVTPSTPPQTPSMATAPYVFMYPHVSLKSPRAPSSQGAEQPKTLAHSYPSFSSGQKNSLQTSAPKAFSYLHSQCSPAELLEAATAPNAWQTGEQHKGGESSKNKKRSHSLNRYALSDGEHEEEEGMPTSTLGSYATLTRRPGRSQMPRACLQTEAKVTRSQSFAIRAKRKGPPPPPPKRLSSVSSTLTTEVDSEQLPDPERQSSVPQDAADMGASPGDSGCSRTVRSLVATLEETPGLNPPKPLLAPKPLHVAQDSLSKAAVDDRSHNSCDPSSTALSDSGQDPFDSSKPRRRTLSEPSTPMTEAVQGRQEDACSDTEEEAKPEVSSSSQNSSSECIPFAEEGNLTIKQRPKPAGHPKADAAVQDTEPSSQPAESTCSDGKELAVSAVTRELPMLEFNLTESDTVKRRPRFKEREPLQAVLKAFSMAGQAEVGASSAPQYAQAQAVSILGPTTQGPALQTGLAGDAFDDDSVEFRIAEIEKSILSLEKGINKAPSPVKAPSPTELLGTAVVRMPAPGMGICGEVSRVVAGPEAPSFHSWLHVAFPTSPVRRTCATACHKAFFLADVPAKHTSVASTKLVFSGPKTIYQQVLQPSRHTIAPWAATEVVPNVIGSLAGPSPLTLEASGKVFVKPLASAPGAALVQQQLEHTSIITLQAAEKKITVEEVQSPPRATHSAKNILEDISNMFDDLADQLDAMLD
- the CASKIN2 gene encoding caskin-2 isoform X1; protein product: MRGCGLPTWKDPAAFRTTALSSEPPLLGSRAGRAGVGSAERDRGAELQSSPPFPCPNLAAHHGIFCRFTDLFPWLYKLLGSEGFFLLCCSSHLSAMGREQDLIQAVKNGDIPGVQKLVAKIKASKSKLLGSAKRLNVNYQDADGFSALHHAALGGSLDLISLLLEAQATVDIKDSNGMRPLHYAAWQGRVEPVRVLLRAAASVNMASLDGQIPLHLSAQYGHYEVSEMLLQHQSNPCLINKAKKTPLDLACEFGRLKVAQLLLNSHLCVALLEGQSKDVTDPNYTTPLHLAAKNGHKEIIRQLLKAGIEINKQTKTGTALHEAALYGKTEVVRLLLEGGVDVNIRNTYNQTALDIVNQFTTSHASKDIKQLLREASGILKVRALKDFWNLHDPTALNVRAGDIITVLEQHPDGRWKGHIHDIQKGTDRVGYFPPSIAEVISKRIGMILPRMAPTHQHQGTPGALMALPDCSPPRLQHLPDECPQQAAPGIPPSYGHLTLTWTAPGPDSSAGDRNSVGSEGSIGSIRSAGSGQSTEGTNGQNTNIVIENTRPLPSTGDDLQQHLLGSEPLNEQINSTTGPPGYQTPSSCTPGDKVFSHQFLRPEQLLEGKDAEAIYNWLSEFQLESYTVNFLSAGYDVPTISRMTPEDLTAIGVTKPGHRKKISTEIGQLSIAEWLPNYIPADLMDWLSAIGLPQYHKKLVNNGYDSITIVTDLTWEDLQEIGINKLGHQKKIMLAVKKLRDLRKSLSQAEATLTRHKVPGALHIVTIESLENGECQSPNTPKMTTFQDSELSYELQTAMSNSCHETLSIKNSQGMSQSQESIGVRSRGSGHSQDNVLSWHLSSPSQESLGSGESSSSSSGQSCMPPHSKESLASLPRQPSPEPYGKLTSPEGLNSFTNGSGGSPLKERNLPEGTDQYAQLTAQKGAGPVGTLMVTPSTPPQTPSMATAPYVFMYPHVSLKSPRAPSSQGAEQPKTLAHSYPSFSSGQKNSLQTSAPKAFSYLHSQCSPAELLEAATAPNAWQTGEQHKGGESSKNKKRSHSLNRYALSDGEHEEEEGMPTSTLGSYATLTRRPGRSQMPRACLQTEAKVTRSQSFAIRAKRKGPPPPPPKRLSSVSSTLTTEVDSEQLPDPERQSSVPQDAADMGASPGDSGCSRTVRSLVATLEETPGLNPPKPLLAPKPLHVAQDSLSKAAVDDRSHNSCDPSSTALSDSGQDPFDSSKPRRRTLSEPSTPMTEAVQGRQEDACSDTEEEAKPEVSSSSQNSSSECIPFAEEGNLTIKQRPKPAGHPKADAAVQDTEPSSQPAESTCSDGKELAVSAVTRELPMLEFNLTESDTVKRRPRFKEREPLQAVLKAFSMAGQAEVGASSAPQYAQAQAVSILGPTTQGPALQTGLAGDAFDDDSVEFRIAEIEKSILSLEKGINKAPSPVKAPSPTELLGTAVVRMPAPDVPAKHTSVASTKLVFSGPKTIYQQVLQPSRHTIAPWAATEVVPNVIGSLAGPSPLTLEASGKVFVKPLASAPGAALVQQQLEHTSIITLQAAEKKITVEEVQSPPRATHSAKNILEDISNMFDDLADQLDAMLD
- the CASKIN2 gene encoding caskin-2 isoform X4, producing MRPLHYAAWQGRVEPVRVLLRAAASVNMASLDGQIPLHLSAQYGHYEVSEMLLQHQSNPCLINKAKKTPLDLACEFGRLKVAQLLLNSHLCVALLEGQSKDVTDPNYTTPLHLAAKNGHKEIIRQLLKAGIEINKQTKTGTALHEAALYGKTEVVRLLLEGGVDVNIRNTYNQTALDIVNQFTTSHASKDIKQLLREASGILKVRALKDFWNLHDPTALNVRAGDIITVLEQHPDGRWKGHIHDIQKGTDRVGYFPPSIAEVISKRIGMILPRMAPTHQHQGTPGALMALPDCSPPRLQHLPDECPQQAAPGIPPSYGHLTLTWTAPGPDSSAGDRNSVGSEGSIGSIRSAGSGQSTEGTNGQNTNIVIENTRPLPSTGDDLQQHLLGSEPLNEQINSTTGPPGYQTPSSCTPGDKVFSHQFLRPEQLLEGKDAEAIYNWLSEFQLESYTVNFLSAGYDVPTISRMTPEDLTAIGVTKPGHRKKISTEIGQLSIAEWLPNYIPADLMDWLSAIGLPQYHKKLVNNGYDSITIVTDLTWEDLQEIGINKLGHQKKIMLAVKKLRDLRKSLSQAEATLTRHKVPGALHIVTIESLENGECQSPNTPKMTTFQDSELSYELQTAMSNSCHETLSIKNSQGMSQSQESIGVRSRGSGHSQDNVLSWHLSSPSQESLGSGESSSSSSGQSCMPPHSKESLASLPRQPSPEPYGKLTSPEGLNSFTNGSGGSPLKERNLPEGTDQYAQLTAQKGAGPVGTLMVTPSTPPQTPSMATAPYVFMYPHVSLKSPRAPSSQGAEQPKTLAHSYPSFSSGQKNSLQTSAPKAFSYLHSQCSPAELLEAATAPNAWQTGEQHKGGESSKNKKRSHSLNRYALSDGEHEEEEGMPTSTLGSYATLTRRPGRSQMPRACLQTEAKVTRSQSFAIRAKRKGPPPPPPKRLSSVSSTLTTEVDSEQLPDPERQSSVPQDAADMGASPGDSGCSRTVRSLVATLEETPGLNPPKPLLAPKPLHVAQDSLSKAAVDDRSHNSCDPSSTALSDSGQDPFDSSKPRRRTLSEPSTPMTEAVQGRQEDACSDTEEEAKPEVSSSSQNSSSECIPFAEEGNLTIKQRPKPAGHPKADAAVQDTEPSSQPAESTCSDGKELAVSAVTRELPMLEFNLTESDTVKRRPRFKEREPLQAVLKAFSMAGQAEVGASSAPQYAQAQAVSILGPTTQGPALQTGLAGDAFDDDSVEFRIAEIEKSILSLEKGINKAPSPVKAPSPTELLGTAVVRMPAPGMGICGEVSRVVAGPEAPSFHSWLHVAFPTSPVRRTCATACHKAFFLADVPAKHTSVASTKLVFSGPKTIYQQVLQPSRHTIAPWAATEVVPNVIGSLAGPSPLTLEASGKVFVKPLASAPGAALVQQQLEHTSIITLQAAEKKITVEEVQSPPRATHSAKNILEDISNMFDDLADQLDAMLD
- the CASKIN2 gene encoding caskin-2 isoform X3 encodes the protein MGQAVVCMLGELLGSAKRLNVNYQDADGFSALHHAALGGSLDLISLLLEAQATVDIKDSNGMRPLHYAAWQGRVEPVRVLLRAAASVNMASLDGQIPLHLSAQYGHYEVSEMLLQHQSNPCLINKAKKTPLDLACEFGRLKVAQLLLNSHLCVALLEGQSKDVTDPNYTTPLHLAAKNGHKEIIRQLLKAGIEINKQTKTGTALHEAALYGKTEVVRLLLEGGVDVNIRNTYNQTALDIVNQFTTSHASKDIKQLLREASGILKVRALKDFWNLHDPTALNVRAGDIITVLEQHPDGRWKGHIHDIQKGTDRVGYFPPSIAEVISKRIGMILPRMAPTHQHQGTPGALMALPDCSPPRLQHLPDECPQQAAPGIPPSYGHLTLTWTAPGPDSSAGDRNSVGSEGSIGSIRSAGSGQSTEGTNGQNTNIVIENTRPLPSTGDDLQQHLLGSEPLNEQINSTTGPPGYQTPSSCTPGDKVFSHQFLRPEQLLEGKDAEAIYNWLSEFQLESYTVNFLSAGYDVPTISRMTPEDLTAIGVTKPGHRKKISTEIGQLSIAEWLPNYIPADLMDWLSAIGLPQYHKKLVNNGYDSITIVTDLTWEDLQEIGINKLGHQKKIMLAVKKLRDLRKSLSQAEATLTRHKVPGALHIVTIESLENGECQSPNTPKMTTFQDSELSYELQTAMSNSCHETLSIKNSQGMSQSQESIGVRSRGSGHSQDNVLSWHLSSPSQESLGSGESSSSSSGQSCMPPHSKESLASLPRQPSPEPYGKLTSPEGLNSFTNGSGGSPLKERNLPEGTDQYAQLTAQKGAGPVGTLMVTPSTPPQTPSMATAPYVFMYPHVSLKSPRAPSSQGAEQPKTLAHSYPSFSSGQKNSLQTSAPKAFSYLHSQCSPAELLEAATAPNAWQTGEQHKGGESSKNKKRSHSLNRYALSDGEHEEEEGMPTSTLGSYATLTRRPGRSQMPRACLQTEAKVTRSQSFAIRAKRKGPPPPPPKRLSSVSSTLTTEVDSEQLPDPERQSSVPQDAADMGASPGDSGCSRTVRSLVATLEETPGLNPPKPLLAPKPLHVAQDSLSKAAVDDRSHNSCDPSSTALSDSGQDPFDSSKPRRRTLSEPSTPMTEAVQGRQEDACSDTEEEAKPEVSSSSQNSSSECIPFAEEGNLTIKQRPKPAGHPKADAAVQDTEPSSQPAESTCSDGKELAVSAVTRELPMLEFNLTESDTVKRRPRFKEREPLQAVLKAFSMAGQAEVGASSAPQYAQAQAVSILGPTTQGPALQTGLAGDAFDDDSVEFRIAEIEKSILSLEKGINKAPSPVKAPSPTELLGTAVVRMPAPGMGICGEVSRVVAGPEAPSFHSWLHVAFPTSPVRRTCATACHKAFFLADVPAKHTSVASTKLVFSGPKTIYQQVLQPSRHTIAPWAATEVVPNVIGSLAGPSPLTLEASGKVFVKPLASAPGAALVQQQLEHTSIITLQAAEKKITVEEVQSPPRATHSAKNILEDISNMFDDLADQLDAMLD